A genomic region of Platichthys flesus chromosome 4, fPlaFle2.1, whole genome shotgun sequence contains the following coding sequences:
- the LOC133952024 gene encoding P2Y purinoceptor 13-like: MAFNQSLLYDSLCNGFTYNPTFVPALYFSMFPLALLLNGVAAWVSLHLKSTTTFVVYLKNLVAADLIMTLIIPWIAAADLPHLSTFLFVPSCRYYSSIFYSTEYTCIALLGLIGLDRFFKIVTPQNKLAQNLTLSKVISGSVWLIMFGGTALPTIILSDKSAANLTDITNCLTLKGTAGVELHKKITIYLNVFFWFVSVVIAVCYICIAHKVVQSFKNSGSNNNQGKQKIKLRVFVVVFVFFMSFAPYHIFRIPYTFQQVRQNSSKTTCAYLKSKFAKEFTLWLANINICMDPLIYVFLCREFKDKLMSMMKNVATSFKVASGGKVEATSL; this comes from the coding sequence atggcgtttaatcagtCACTGCTTTATGATTCCCTGTGCAACGGTTTCACCTACAACCCAACCTTTGTCCCCGCTCTCTACTTCTCGATGTTCCCCCTAGCTCTGCTGCTGAACGGTGTAGCAGCCTGGGTGTCTCTGCACCTCAAGTCCACCACCACCTTTGTGGTGTACCTGAAAAACCTTGTCGCTGCCGACCTTATCATGACACTGATCATCCCGTGGATCGCTGCGGCTGACTTGCCTCATCTGTCAACATTTTTATTCGTACCGTCATGCCGTTACTACAGCTCCATTTTCTACAGCACAGAGTACACGTGTATCGCTTTGTTGGGCTTAATCGGTCTGGACCGTTTCTTCAAGATCGTGACACCTCAAAACAAGTTAGCTCAGAATCTGACCCTGAGCAAAGTGATATCGGGCTCAGTGTGGTTAATAATGTTCGGAGGCACAGCTTTACCAACTATCATTTTGAGCGACAAGTCAGCGGCCAACTTGACAGACATCACCAATTGCCTTACGTTGAAAGGAACGGCTGGAGTTGAACTCCATAAGAAGATTACGATCTAcctgaatgttttcttttggttCGTCAGTGTCGTCATTGCGGTTTGCTACATTTGCATCGCACACAAAGTCGTCCAGTCATTTAAAAACTCTGGGAGTAACAACAACCAGGGAAAGCAAAAGATCAAACTTCGAGTTTTTGtggttgtctttgtgttttttatgtcgTTCGCACCGTACCACATTTTCAGGATCCCTTACACTTTTCAACAGGTCCGCCAGAATTCGTCCAAAACCACCTGCGCTTACTTAAAGAGCAAGTTCGCCAAAGAATTCACGCTCTGGCTCGCCAACATAAACATCTGCATGGACCCACTTATCTACGTCTTCCTGTGTCGAGAGTTCAAGGACAAGCTGATGTCTATGATGAAGAATGTTGCCACCTCATTTAAAGTAGCTTCAGGAGGCAAAGTAGAGGCTACTTCGCTTTAG
- the p2ry12 gene encoding P2Y purinoceptor 12 gives METNTTFPDFFGNHSFTNITCSRNNVLKTVVFPVLYSFLFLLGLTLNGVAVWVFFRIPSRSHFIIYLKNIVVADVIMTFTFPFKVLSDSNMASTGLRVFVCRVSSVLFYLTMYISILFFGLISIDRCRKTLKPFRGTNASRLARRKLLSGFIWTCLLVLCLPNVILTCKTPTAQHFKCSDLKTEAGLFWHVVVNHVCQVIFWGNLVTVIVCYTLITKELYRSYSRSKSHSAGGAACRAQSRTTTRTSQPPIRKINANVFLVLAVFFLCFVPFHFARVPYTMSQTRGVIFDCQLKLFFFQLKESMLFLSSLNSLLDPLIYFFLCQSFRTTLFKTLRLPPGSCSWLTGRGSDGDTGSTPLKDSSVGT, from the exons atggagacaaacacaactttCCCTGACTTCTTCGGCAATCACAGCTTCACCAATATCACGTGTTCCCGTAACAACGTGTTGAAGACTGTGGTCTTTCCTGTTCTCtactccttcctcttcttgctGGGACTGACACTCAACGGCGTGGCGGTGTGGGTGTTTTTTCGCATCCCCTCCCGGTCTCACTTCATCATATACCTGAAGAATATTGTGGTTGCGGACGTCATCATGACCTTCACATTCCCTTTCAAG GTGTTATCAGACTCCAACATGGCGTCCACTGgcctgcgtgtgtttgtgtgccgaGTTTCCTCAGTGCTCTTCTACCTCACCATGTACATCAGCATCCTGTTCTTCGGCCTCATCAGCATCGATCGCTGCAGGAAGACCCTCAAGCCCTTCAGGGGCACTAACGCGTCCCGGTTGGCTCGTCGGAAGCTGCTCTCGGGCTTCATCTGGACCTGTCTGCTCGTCCTCTGTCTGCCCAACGTGATCCTGACGTGCAAAACCCCCACTGCTCAACACTTCAAGTGCAGCGACCTGAAGACGGAGGCCGGGCTGTTCTGGCATGTGGTGGTGAATCATGTCTGTCAAGTTATTTTCTGGGGCAACCTGGTGACGGTGATAGTCTGCTACACCCTGATAACCAAAGAGCTGTACAGGTCCTACTCCCGCAGTAAGTCCCACAGCGCTGGAGGGGCTGCATGTCGAGCACAAAGCCGGACAACAACCCGCACGTCCCAGCCGCCCATAAGGAAAATCAATGCAAACGTGTTTCTGGTCCTGGCAGTGTTCTTCCTGTGCTTTGTGCCATTTCACTTTGCCCGTGTGCCGTACACCATGAGCCAGACGCGAGGGGTTATCTTCGACTGTCAGCTCAAGCTCTTCTTCTTTCAGCTGAAAGAGAGTATGCTGTTCCTCTCATCGCTGAACTCTCTGCTAGACCCGCTCATCTACTTCTTCCTCTGCCAGTCCTTCAGAACCACACTGTTCAAGACCCTGCGGCTCCCTCCTGGTTCCTGCAGCTGGCTGACAGGGAGGGGCTCGGACGGGGACACGGGCAGCACCCCTCTGAAAGACTCCTCTGTGGGGACATGA
- the LOC133952025 gene encoding P2Y purinoceptor 13-like: MVANNTSDLSSRCVASTGTIHVAISYLYFFEFPIALFLNGVAAWLSLHIRSTSTFIMYVKNQVAANLLMTLTLPPMAASMLPGAAVELRAFACRYSNVVFYGSLYASISLTGLISLDRFFKIVRPFGKVLGQNVTFSLVMSTLVWAVLLGSTVIPTIILTDRSPGNYSGDFCLSLKSPAGQKLQAFVVLFMETLFWSVSVLIVFCYICITVKVVQSFRNSGSKNSQGTKETKLRVFLVLLVFFVCFMPLHIMRIPFTIYELSDDKVCADMWLVAAHNITLWISSTNICLDPLLYSYLSKEYRDKLVSILKAGGILVGLSSGENEEVS; encoded by the coding sequence ATGGTGGCCAACAACACATCAGACCTCTCCTCGAGGTGTGTCGCTTCCACAGGTACCATTCATGTGGCCATCTCATACCTCTATTTCTTCGAGTTCCCCATTGCATTATTTCTCAACGGAGTAGCAGCTTGGCTTTCTTTGCACATCCGCTCCACCTCAACGTTCATCATGTATGTAAAAAACCAGGTGGCCGCCAACCTGCTCATGACTCTGACGCTGCCGCCCATGGCAGCGAGCATGCTCCCTGGAGCAGCCGTCGAGCTGAGGGCGTTCGCCTGCCGTTATTCTAACGTAGTCTTCTACGGCTCCCTGTATGCGAGTATCAGTCTAACCGGTCTGATCAGCCTGGACCGATTCTTCAAAATCGTGAGACCCTTTGGAAAGGTGCTGGGACAGAATGTGACGTTCAGTCTGGTGATGTCCACTCTGGTTTGGGCGGTGCTACTGGGCAGCACGGTCATCCCGACCATCATCCTCACCGACAGGAGCCCTGGTAATTACTCAGGAGATTTCTGCTTGTCCCTGAAAAGTCCAGCTGGTCAGAAACTGCAGGCCTTTGTGGTTTTATTCATGGAGACTCTTTTCTGGTCCGTCAGCGTATTGATCGTATTTTGCTACATCTGCATCACCGTGAAGGTCGTGCAGTCCTTCAGGAACTCCGGGAGCAAAAACAGCCAAGGGACGAAGGAAACCAAACTGCGCGTCTTCTTGGTCCTCctggtgttttttgtgtgttttatgccCCTCCACATAATGCGCATTCCTTTTACCATATATGAATTATCTGACGATAAAGTCTGCGCGGATATGTGGTTGGTGGCTGCTCATAACATAACCCTGTGGATCTCCAGCACAAATATATGTCTGGACCCTCTTCTCTACAGCTACCTGTCTAAAGAGTACAGAGACAAACTGGTCAGCATTCTGAAAGCTGGAGGGATCCTTGTTGGGTTGTCTTCAGGTGAGAATGAGGAGGTTTCCTGA